In a single window of the Terriglobus roseus genome:
- a CDS encoding alpha/beta fold hydrolase: protein MTPIVLVPGLLCSAEVFESQIAALWPYGPVTVASTLAGTTMAEIAVSILAAAPPKFALAGISMGGYLCFEILRQAPERVLKLALLDTSARPDTPEQTAFRRTILARTENEDFKPLGAAVLMAIFHPSRQHDPRLRAAAERMVAAVGLDGFRRQTEAIIGRPDSLPGLSSIKVPTLVLVGDGDALTPVDRAQEMASAIPGARLVVVKDCGHGSTLEQPGAVNRALVDWITA, encoded by the coding sequence ATGACACCGATTGTTCTTGTTCCTGGTTTGTTGTGCTCGGCGGAAGTCTTTGAATCACAGATAGCAGCCCTATGGCCTTATGGTCCCGTCACCGTAGCTTCGACCCTGGCGGGGACCACGATGGCGGAGATCGCTGTCTCGATTCTGGCAGCTGCACCGCCGAAGTTCGCACTGGCCGGGATCTCAATGGGCGGTTACCTGTGCTTTGAAATCCTGCGGCAAGCTCCCGAGCGGGTCTTGAAGCTGGCGCTATTGGACACCTCCGCACGTCCGGACACACCGGAGCAGACGGCGTTCCGGCGGACGATCCTGGCTCGGACGGAGAACGAGGATTTTAAGCCGTTAGGCGCGGCGGTCCTGATGGCAATCTTTCACCCGTCGCGCCAGCACGATCCGCGGCTGCGGGCGGCGGCGGAACGGATGGTTGCTGCGGTCGGCCTGGACGGCTTCAGGCGCCAGACGGAGGCGATCATCGGACGTCCGGACAGCCTTCCGGGGCTGTCATCGATCAAGGTGCCGACACTTGTGCTGGTGGGCGACGGCGATGCGCTCACGCCGGTCGATCGGGCGCAGGAGATGGCTTCGGCGATTCCTGGCGCCCGGCTGGTCGTGGTGAAGGATTGCGGGCACGGTTCAACTCTGGAGCAGCCGGGGGCGGTGAATCGGGCGCTGGTCGACTGGATTACCGCCTAG
- the rpsL gene encoding 30S ribosomal protein S12, with protein MPTFHQLVKKGRTAPNYKTASPALQGSPQRRGVCTRVYTQTPKKPNSALRKVARVRLTNGIEVTSYIPGEGHNLQEHSIVLIRGGRVKDLPGVRYHIVRGTLDSVGVAKRKQSRSKYGAKRPKAVAK; from the coding sequence GTGCCTACGTTTCATCAGCTTGTGAAGAAGGGCCGCACTGCGCCGAACTACAAGACGGCCAGCCCGGCATTGCAGGGATCGCCGCAGCGGCGTGGTGTTTGCACCCGTGTGTACACCCAGACACCGAAGAAGCCGAACTCGGCGCTCCGTAAGGTTGCGCGTGTTCGTCTGACGAACGGTATCGAAGTGACCAGCTACATCCCGGGCGAAGGCCACAACCTGCAGGAGCACTCGATCGTCCTTATCCGTGGCGGCCGTGTGAAGGATCTGCCGGGTGTGCGTTACCACATCGTTCGCGGAACGCTTGACTCGGTTGGCGTTGCAAAGCGCAAGCAGAGCCGCAGCAAGTACGGCGCAAAGCGTCCGAAGGCTGTCGCGAAGTAG
- the rpsG gene encoding 30S ribosomal protein S7, with protein sequence MPRKGHIAKREVAPDPVYGSQLVTKFVNSMMWGGKKSTAQKIFYESMTNLEAKGGGDDALKLFKKAVENVKPLLEVKSRRVGGANYQVPIEVNPERRTSLAIRWLVSYGRSRGEKGMVDKLTAELLDAANGRGAAMKKKEDVHRMAEANKAFAHYRW encoded by the coding sequence ATGCCACGTAAAGGTCATATCGCCAAGCGCGAGGTAGCTCCGGATCCGGTATACGGTTCGCAGCTGGTTACGAAGTTCGTCAACAGCATGATGTGGGGCGGCAAGAAGTCGACCGCACAGAAGATCTTCTACGAGTCCATGACCAACCTGGAAGCAAAGGGCGGCGGAGACGACGCACTGAAGCTCTTCAAGAAGGCTGTTGAGAACGTGAAGCCCCTTCTGGAAGTCAAGTCCCGCCGTGTTGGTGGTGCGAACTACCAGGTGCCGATCGAAGTGAACCCGGAGCGCCGCACCTCGCTGGCTATCCGCTGGCTCGTATCGTACGGCCGTTCGCGCGGCGAGAAGGGCATGGTCGACAAGCTGACGGCCGAGCTCCTGGACGCTGCCAATGGCCGCGGCGCTGCGATGAAGAAGAAGGAAGACGTTCACCGTATGGCTGAGGCCAACAAGGCCTTCGCTCACTACCGCTGGTAG
- the fusA gene encoding elongation factor G, which yields MARTISLDKCRNIGIMAHIDAGKTTTTERILFYTGVNHRIGEVHEGTATMDWMEQEQERGITITSAATTCTWNNYRVNIIDTPGHVDFTAEVERSLRVLDGAVACFDAVAGVQPQSETVWRQATKYKVPRICFINKMDKNGGDAEYATGTIRERLGANAILIQLAIGAEAKFAGVVDLVEMKAILWHDETMGAKYDVEEIPANLLDKAKEFRQHLIEAVADSDDALMEKYLEGEEPTIPELKNAIRKATIAMKIFPVLMGSSFKNKGVQTLLDAVVDYLPSPLDIPPMIGHDPEDAEVEIIRKPDDSEPFSALGFKIMTDPFVGQLIFIRVYSGVLKTGDSVLNPRTRKTERIGRLLKMHANKREEITEILAGDICAAVGLKNLVTGDTICTDKAPVVLESIDFPEPVIEVAVEPKTKADQEKMGMALAKLAQEDPTFRVRTDITNGQTIISGMGELHLEIIVDRMMREHKVEANVGKPQVNYRETIRQGAEAEGKYIRQSGGSGNYGHAKIRISPNEVGKGYEFTNDTKGGAIPKEYVKPIDQGIQEAMAGGVLAGFEMVDVKVSLYDGSYHDVDSNEMAFKIAGSMAFKEAARKAKPVLLEPVMSVEVTVPEDYMGTVIGDLNSRRGRIEGMEMVGGVQAIKATVPLSTMFGYATNLRGSTQGRGNFSMQFKQYEETPRMVSEEIIAKAQGRDAR from the coding sequence GTGGCACGCACTATCTCACTCGACAAATGCCGCAACATCGGCATCATGGCCCACATCGACGCCGGCAAGACGACGACGACCGAGCGCATCCTGTTCTACACCGGCGTGAATCACCGCATCGGTGAAGTACACGAAGGCACCGCCACCATGGACTGGATGGAGCAGGAGCAGGAGCGCGGCATCACCATCACCTCCGCTGCAACCACCTGCACCTGGAACAACTATCGCGTCAACATCATCGACACGCCCGGCCACGTGGACTTCACGGCCGAGGTGGAGCGCTCGCTGCGCGTGCTGGACGGCGCCGTGGCCTGCTTCGATGCCGTTGCCGGTGTGCAGCCGCAGTCTGAGACCGTGTGGCGCCAGGCCACCAAGTACAAGGTCCCCCGTATCTGCTTCATCAACAAGATGGACAAGAACGGCGGCGACGCGGAGTACGCAACGGGCACCATCCGTGAGCGCCTGGGTGCGAACGCAATCCTGATTCAGCTCGCCATCGGCGCAGAGGCGAAGTTCGCCGGCGTCGTTGACCTCGTCGAGATGAAGGCCATCCTGTGGCACGACGAGACCATGGGCGCGAAGTATGACGTGGAAGAGATTCCCGCCAACCTTCTCGACAAGGCGAAGGAGTTCCGTCAGCACCTGATTGAGGCTGTTGCGGATTCCGACGACGCGCTGATGGAGAAGTACCTCGAAGGCGAAGAGCCGACGATCCCTGAGCTGAAGAACGCGATCCGCAAGGCGACCATCGCCATGAAGATCTTCCCGGTTCTGATGGGTTCGTCCTTCAAGAATAAGGGCGTTCAGACGCTGCTGGATGCGGTCGTCGATTACCTGCCCAGCCCGCTGGACATTCCGCCGATGATCGGCCACGATCCGGAAGATGCCGAAGTCGAGATCATCCGCAAGCCCGATGACAGCGAGCCGTTCTCTGCACTTGGCTTCAAGATCATGACCGATCCATTCGTCGGCCAGCTGATCTTCATCCGTGTGTACTCGGGTGTGTTAAAGACGGGCGACTCTGTTCTGAACCCGCGTACCCGCAAGACGGAGCGTATCGGCCGCCTGCTGAAGATGCATGCCAACAAGCGCGAAGAGATCACGGAGATTCTGGCCGGCGATATCTGCGCTGCTGTGGGTCTGAAGAACCTGGTCACGGGCGACACGATCTGCACCGACAAGGCGCCGGTTGTGCTCGAGTCCATCGACTTCCCGGAGCCGGTTATCGAGGTTGCAGTTGAGCCGAAGACCAAGGCCGACCAGGAAAAGATGGGCATGGCACTGGCCAAGCTTGCGCAGGAAGATCCTACCTTCCGCGTTCGCACCGATATCACCAACGGCCAGACCATCATCTCGGGTATGGGCGAGCTTCACCTGGAAATCATCGTCGACCGCATGATGCGCGAGCACAAGGTGGAGGCGAACGTCGGTAAGCCACAGGTGAACTACCGCGAGACCATCCGCCAGGGCGCCGAGGCTGAGGGTAAGTACATCCGTCAGTCGGGTGGTTCGGGTAACTACGGTCACGCGAAGATCCGCATCTCGCCGAATGAAGTGGGCAAGGGCTACGAGTTCACGAACGACACCAAGGGCGGCGCGATTCCGAAGGAATACGTCAAGCCGATCGACCAGGGCATTCAGGAAGCCATGGCCGGCGGTGTGCTCGCTGGCTTCGAGATGGTGGACGTCAAGGTCTCCCTGTACGACGGCAGCTACCATGACGTCGACTCGAACGAAATGGCCTTCAAGATCGCCGGTTCGATGGCGTTCAAGGAAGCCGCTCGCAAGGCAAAGCCTGTCCTGTTGGAGCCGGTGATGTCGGTCGAAGTGACCGTTCCGGAAGACTACATGGGCACGGTCATCGGTGACCTCAACTCCCGCCGCGGTCGTATCGAAGGCATGGAGATGGTCGGCGGCGTCCAGGCGATCAAGGCAACCGTGCCGCTCAGCACGATGTTCGGCTACGCGACCAACCTGCGTGGATCCACACAGGGCCGCGGCAACTTCTCGATGCAGTTCAAGCAGTACGAGGAGACACCGCGCATGGTTTCGGAAGAGATCATCGCAAAGGCACAGGGCCGCGACGCTCGCTAG
- the tuf gene encoding elongation factor Tu, producing MGKEKFDRSKPHVNVGTIGHIDHGKTTLTAAITKVLSKHNPKNSFRSFDTIDNAPEERERGITIATSHVEYETANRHYAHVDCPGHADYIKNMITGAAQMDGAILVVAATDGPMPQTKEHVLLARQVGVPYIVVFLNKCDAVEDAELIDLVEMEVRELLSKYDFPGDDVPVIRGSALGALNGEAQWEAKIDELMQAVDDNVPQPDRLVDLPFLMPIEDIFSISGRGTVVTGRIERGKIKVGEPAQIVGFRDTQNTTVTGVEMFKKQLDEGLAGDNAGLLLRGTAKDDVERGMVLAKPGSITPHTTFKGEIYVLSKEEGGRHTPFFDGYRPQFYFRTTDVTGSAKLPAGTEMVMPGDNIALEITLHTPVAMEKGLRFAIREGGRTVGAGTISEIIK from the coding sequence ATGGGTAAGGAAAAGTTCGACCGGTCCAAGCCGCACGTAAATGTGGGTACGATTGGTCACATCGATCACGGCAAGACGACGCTGACGGCAGCGATCACGAAGGTTTTGTCGAAGCACAACCCGAAGAACTCTTTCCGTTCGTTTGACACGATCGACAACGCACCGGAAGAGCGCGAGCGCGGTATCACGATCGCGACGTCGCACGTTGAGTACGAGACGGCGAACCGTCACTACGCACACGTCGACTGCCCGGGGCACGCCGATTACATCAAGAACATGATCACGGGCGCAGCGCAGATGGACGGCGCGATTCTTGTGGTTGCAGCGACCGACGGCCCGATGCCCCAGACGAAGGAGCACGTTCTGCTCGCTCGCCAGGTTGGCGTGCCGTACATCGTTGTGTTCCTGAACAAGTGCGATGCCGTGGAAGACGCGGAACTGATCGACCTGGTCGAGATGGAAGTTCGCGAGCTGCTCAGCAAGTACGACTTCCCTGGCGATGACGTTCCCGTCATCCGTGGTTCGGCACTGGGTGCACTGAACGGCGAAGCACAGTGGGAAGCCAAGATCGACGAGCTGATGCAGGCAGTCGATGACAACGTTCCCCAGCCCGACCGCCTGGTCGACCTGCCGTTCCTGATGCCGATCGAAGATATCTTCTCGATCTCGGGTCGTGGAACCGTTGTCACTGGCCGTATCGAGCGTGGCAAGATCAAGGTCGGCGAGCCGGCCCAGATCGTTGGCTTCCGCGACACGCAGAACACGACCGTTACCGGCGTGGAGATGTTCAAGAAGCAGCTGGATGAGGGTCTCGCAGGCGACAACGCAGGTCTTCTGCTGCGCGGTACGGCGAAGGACGACGTGGAGCGCGGCATGGTTCTTGCCAAGCCGGGTTCGATCACGCCGCACACCACCTTCAAGGGCGAGATCTACGTCCTGAGCAAGGAAGAAGGCGGCCGTCACACCCCGTTCTTCGACGGCTACCGTCCGCAGTTCTACTTCCGCACCACCGACGTGACCGGATCGGCGAAGCTGCCGGCTGGTACCGAGATGGTGATGCCGGGCGACAACATCGCTCTGGAGATCACGCTGCACACGCCCGTCGCCATGGAAAAGGGCCTTCGCTTCGCCATCCGCGAAGGCGGTCGTACCGTCGGCGCAGGCACCATCTCCGAGATCATCAAGTAA
- a CDS encoding RluA family pseudouridine synthase: protein MFNRGYAYTTVIRSEDQGQAVLAHLASRYPHSTPQAWQQNLDHGEVTLDGKVASGSEPLVAGQTLVWNRPPWIEPDTPQDFEVLFEDRHLLAVNKPSGLPTLPGAGFMENTLLRLVQQQTPGAAPVHRLGRATSGIVLFARTAHAAAQLTANWNTPKIQKIYRALAQGVAEHNTYEILTPIGLVPHPLIGSVWAASPGGKPSKSSARVISRTHSNTTFQVGLHSGRPHQIRIHLASIGHPLVGDPLYGPTGQPLENLPGLPGDGDYRLHAQTLKFEHPITGETIVVEAPLPTSFR, encoded by the coding sequence ATGTTCAACCGGGGCTATGCCTACACCACGGTCATTCGCAGCGAAGACCAAGGACAAGCAGTGCTTGCCCACCTTGCAAGCCGTTACCCGCACTCCACCCCACAGGCCTGGCAGCAGAATCTAGATCACGGCGAAGTCACGCTCGATGGAAAAGTCGCCAGTGGCAGCGAGCCTTTGGTAGCGGGCCAAACTCTCGTCTGGAACAGACCGCCATGGATCGAACCGGACACTCCGCAAGACTTCGAAGTGCTCTTCGAAGATCGGCATCTGTTGGCCGTCAATAAACCCAGTGGGCTGCCCACACTCCCCGGCGCTGGCTTCATGGAAAACACCCTGCTGCGCCTGGTACAGCAGCAGACCCCTGGGGCCGCTCCTGTCCACCGCCTGGGCCGAGCCACCTCCGGCATCGTTCTTTTCGCCAGGACCGCACACGCCGCGGCACAACTGACCGCGAACTGGAACACTCCAAAAATTCAGAAGATCTACCGGGCACTTGCTCAAGGCGTCGCGGAGCACAACACCTACGAGATCCTCACGCCCATCGGCCTCGTACCGCATCCGCTCATCGGATCGGTCTGGGCCGCAAGTCCGGGTGGCAAACCATCAAAGTCATCGGCAAGAGTAATCTCACGGACCCACAGCAACACGACGTTCCAGGTGGGCCTGCACTCGGGCCGCCCGCATCAGATTCGAATCCATCTGGCCTCCATCGGCCATCCCCTGGTGGGAGATCCACTCTACGGCCCCACCGGCCAGCCGCTCGAAAACCTCCCCGGCCTGCCCGGCGATGGAGACTATCGGCTGCACGCCCAGACTCTAAAGTTCGAGCACCCCATCACTGGCGAAACGATCGTCGTTGAGGCACCCTTGCCAACGTCGTTTCGCTAG
- a CDS encoding YcbK family protein, translating into MVVLLGLITPSASARRFEVRRHPRLRAMAHVFVNAALPGMGLLPVDEEELPADGKQYELKLAHPGGEMIDVVYRVGDTYVPEALDKLSNFLRDSHNQEVTKFDPRTFDVLHTMLAKVGKSASVINILSAYRTQETNDALRASGTTNAAEHSQHIEAKAIDLRLPGVSAATLRDAALSLGAGGVGYYPRGQFIHVDVGPVRQWTFAPHAARKHSRRHRRA; encoded by the coding sequence GTGGTCGTCCTTCTCGGACTCATCACGCCTTCCGCAAGCGCTCGCCGGTTTGAAGTGCGCCGTCATCCTCGCCTGCGCGCCATGGCGCATGTCTTTGTAAATGCCGCCCTGCCGGGTATGGGGCTGCTGCCGGTGGATGAGGAAGAATTGCCCGCCGACGGCAAACAATACGAGTTAAAGCTGGCGCACCCGGGCGGCGAGATGATCGATGTCGTCTACCGCGTGGGCGATACGTACGTCCCCGAGGCTCTGGACAAGCTCAGCAACTTCCTTCGCGACAGCCACAACCAGGAAGTCACCAAGTTCGATCCACGCACCTTTGATGTGCTGCACACCATGCTGGCCAAGGTGGGGAAATCGGCCAGCGTGATCAACATCCTGTCGGCCTACCGCACGCAGGAGACCAACGACGCTCTGCGTGCGAGCGGAACAACAAACGCTGCGGAACACTCGCAGCATATCGAGGCCAAGGCGATTGATCTCCGTCTGCCGGGTGTGTCGGCCGCAACGCTGCGTGATGCTGCTTTGTCACTGGGTGCGGGCGGCGTGGGGTATTACCCCAGAGGCCAGTTCATCCACGTGGATGTCGGGCCGGTGAGGCAGTGGACGTTTGCTCCGCATGCCGCGAGGAAGCACTCGCGCCGCCATCGCCGCGCGTAA
- a CDS encoding SDR family oxidoreductase produces the protein MRVFLTGATGFIGTHIIPELLTAGHQVIGVTRSEEGAKTLRAAGVEPFMGTLEDPAGLARGAAQADGVIHCAFDHNFTNFVANCEKDRAAIEAIGEVFKGSDRPFLMTSGVGFGASETPGQPATEDRLDLAHPNPRTASELLANTLVEQGVNISVVRLPQVHDTEKQGLISYFLAIAREKGYVAYLGEGKNRWSAAHVTDTARLYRLAFDKATPGARYHSVAEEGVPAKDICEILGQGLKMPVKSITPDEAAGYFGWMAMFAGMDLPASSEQTRKILNWTPTGPDLITDLKNMKY, from the coding sequence ATGCGAGTCTTTCTCACCGGCGCCACTGGTTTCATCGGCACTCACATCATCCCGGAACTGCTCACGGCCGGCCACCAGGTCATCGGCGTCACGCGCTCGGAAGAGGGCGCAAAGACCCTGCGCGCAGCCGGCGTCGAACCCTTCATGGGCACGCTCGAAGACCCGGCAGGTCTCGCCCGCGGCGCAGCGCAGGCTGACGGCGTCATCCACTGCGCCTTCGACCATAACTTCACCAACTTTGTCGCCAACTGCGAAAAGGACCGAGCAGCGATCGAGGCCATCGGAGAAGTGTTCAAGGGCTCTGACCGCCCCTTCTTGATGACCTCCGGTGTCGGTTTCGGCGCATCCGAGACACCCGGCCAGCCCGCCACGGAAGACCGTCTCGACCTCGCCCACCCGAACCCGCGCACCGCGTCCGAACTGCTGGCAAACACCCTAGTCGAGCAGGGCGTGAATATCTCAGTCGTCCGGTTACCGCAGGTGCATGACACCGAAAAGCAGGGCCTCATCAGCTACTTCCTCGCCATCGCACGTGAGAAGGGCTACGTGGCTTACCTGGGCGAAGGCAAGAATCGCTGGTCCGCAGCGCATGTGACCGACACCGCCCGCCTCTACCGGCTCGCATTCGATAAGGCCACGCCCGGAGCCCGCTACCACTCCGTCGCAGAAGAAGGAGTACCGGCAAAGGACATCTGCGAAATCCTGGGACAAGGCCTGAAGATGCCAGTCAAGTCCATCACGCCGGACGAGGCAGCAGGCTACTTCGGCTGGATGGCCATGTTCGCCGGCATGGATCTGCCTGCCTCCAGCGAGCAGACCCGCAAGATCCTTAACTGGACCCCGACCGGCCCGGACCTGATCACCGACCTAAAGAACATGAAGTATTAG
- a CDS encoding AraC family transcriptional regulator, whose amino-acid sequence MDPLSEVLALLKPQSYSAGGFGVGHDLAIQFGRHDGIKCYAVVSGHCWLRVEGVPEPVHLQAGECFILPRGLPFSLATDLSLTPIDFHVLLPQIRAAAALPDHQITGNYLAGGHFMLSGSHASVLLQSLPPIVHIARESDRAVMRWSLERMREELRDPQPGGALITQQLAYMMLIQALRLHLADDAKTGTGWLFALADKQMSAALACMHEEPERAWTLQSLAERVGMSRSIFALRFKQTAGATPMEYLTRWRMLLAGEKLKASAEPIAAIACSLGYDSESAFSKAFRRVLGCSPRQHRRGLQAV is encoded by the coding sequence GTGGATCCATTGTCTGAGGTACTCGCGCTCCTGAAGCCCCAGAGCTACTCCGCCGGCGGTTTTGGTGTTGGGCATGACCTCGCCATCCAGTTTGGGAGGCATGATGGCATCAAGTGCTATGCCGTGGTGTCAGGGCACTGCTGGTTGCGCGTGGAAGGTGTGCCGGAGCCGGTGCACCTGCAGGCAGGGGAGTGCTTCATCCTGCCGCGTGGCCTGCCCTTCAGCCTGGCGACGGACCTTTCGCTGACGCCGATCGACTTCCACGTCCTGTTGCCGCAGATCCGCGCCGCTGCTGCCTTACCTGACCACCAGATCACCGGCAATTACCTTGCGGGCGGCCACTTCATGCTCTCCGGCAGTCACGCCTCCGTGCTCCTGCAATCTCTGCCACCCATCGTGCATATCGCCAGGGAGTCGGACCGGGCCGTGATGCGCTGGTCGCTCGAACGCATGCGGGAGGAGTTGCGCGATCCGCAGCCGGGCGGCGCGTTGATCACGCAGCAACTGGCATACATGATGCTCATCCAGGCTCTCCGCCTGCATCTCGCCGACGATGCGAAGACTGGCACCGGCTGGCTGTTCGCGTTGGCGGACAAGCAGATGAGCGCGGCACTGGCCTGCATGCATGAAGAACCGGAGCGAGCGTGGACGCTGCAGAGCCTGGCGGAGCGCGTCGGGATGTCGCGGTCGATCTTTGCGCTGCGCTTCAAGCAGACTGCGGGCGCAACGCCCATGGAGTACCTGACACGCTGGCGGATGCTGCTGGCCGGCGAGAAACTGAAGGCCTCTGCGGAGCCGATTGCGGCGATTGCATGCTCGCTCGGCTACGACTCGGAGAGCGCATTCAGCAAGGCGTTCCGACGTGTCTTAGGGTGTTCGCCTCGGCAGCATCGGCGCGGACTGCAGGCTGTCTAG
- a CDS encoding sulfatase family protein — translation MNRREFVSGLGATVAGATVADAYAAVKAKAPRKPNLIYIFADQLRYQSCGYAGDEHARTPHMDRLASEGCNVHQAVASTPVCAPYRASLMTGKYQSSTGMVINEIRLSPEHRCFGHVLTEGGYNTGYIGKWHMWANQLGHHELVKNGFTPPGPYRLGFDGTWSAYNFNHYYFHSPYFRNDAKPHLRQGYEPDGQTDEAIDFVKQAAKKPEPFALFLSWGPPHYPWGLDNVDARWSEQFRDVNIPLSPSYSTKSDPYADAWQKLPADYDAKVHDWMRTYYAQTAGLDANLGRLMQALEASGVADDTIVVFTSDHGEMFGSHGRQAKLIFYEEAARVPFLVRWPKKIAKKTVTDVPLCTPDIMPTLLSMMGLPVPQTVEGEDLSAAVLGKKSHVKDTAHMQGMGATAAWADGSEWRALRDREYTYAIYRKDRSELLFNNRRDPYQLVNLAEDRSQYATLQHFRTISETWRKEQNDTFESCSWYERWTKDRNIINTAKGVTQDLAALDKLVTKWFPGGIGEKPVGPWTVGT, via the coding sequence ATGAATCGACGCGAATTCGTATCTGGACTGGGCGCAACAGTCGCCGGGGCCACAGTGGCTGACGCATACGCCGCAGTGAAGGCAAAAGCGCCCAGGAAACCGAACCTGATCTACATCTTCGCGGATCAACTGCGCTACCAGTCCTGTGGCTACGCGGGCGATGAGCACGCCCGCACACCGCACATGGATCGCCTTGCGAGTGAGGGCTGCAACGTGCACCAGGCGGTTGCTTCCACGCCCGTGTGCGCTCCTTATCGCGCCTCGCTCATGACGGGCAAGTACCAATCCAGCACCGGCATGGTGATCAACGAGATCCGGCTCAGCCCGGAGCACCGGTGCTTTGGGCATGTGTTGACCGAGGGTGGCTACAACACCGGCTACATCGGCAAATGGCACATGTGGGCCAACCAGCTTGGCCACCACGAACTGGTGAAGAACGGCTTCACGCCGCCCGGGCCTTACCGCCTTGGCTTCGATGGCACATGGTCCGCTTACAACTTCAATCACTACTACTTCCACTCGCCCTACTTCCGCAATGATGCGAAGCCGCATCTGCGGCAGGGTTACGAGCCGGACGGGCAGACGGACGAGGCCATCGACTTCGTGAAGCAGGCCGCGAAGAAGCCCGAGCCGTTTGCACTCTTCCTCTCCTGGGGGCCACCGCACTACCCGTGGGGCCTGGATAACGTGGATGCCCGCTGGTCGGAGCAGTTTCGAGACGTCAACATCCCGCTCTCACCGAGCTACTCCACGAAAAGCGATCCCTATGCCGACGCGTGGCAGAAGCTCCCTGCCGACTACGACGCGAAGGTCCATGACTGGATGCGGACGTACTACGCCCAGACGGCGGGACTCGACGCGAACCTTGGCCGCCTGATGCAGGCGCTGGAGGCCTCCGGCGTTGCGGACGACACGATCGTCGTCTTCACCTCGGACCATGGCGAGATGTTTGGCTCCCATGGCCGACAGGCAAAGCTCATCTTCTACGAGGAGGCAGCACGTGTTCCCTTCCTCGTACGCTGGCCGAAGAAGATCGCAAAGAAGACGGTAACGGACGTGCCGCTGTGCACGCCCGACATCATGCCAACGCTGCTATCCATGATGGGACTGCCCGTGCCGCAGACCGTCGAAGGAGAGGATCTCAGCGCCGCGGTGCTGGGCAAAAAATCCCACGTGAAAGACACGGCTCACATGCAGGGCATGGGAGCAACCGCAGCCTGGGCGGACGGCTCCGAGTGGCGCGCACTCCGCGACCGCGAGTACACCTACGCAATCTACCGCAAGGATCGCAGCGAACTGCTCTTCAACAATCGCAGAGACCCGTATCAGCTTGTGAACCTCGCGGAGGATCGTTCCCAATACGCCACTCTCCAGCACTTCCGCACCATCTCCGAGACGTGGCGCAAGGAACAGAACGACACCTTCGAAAGCTGCAGCTGGTACGAGCGCTGGACGAAGGATCGAAACATCATCAATACGGCAAAGGGCGTTACGCAGGACCTTGCCGCGCTCGACAAACTTGTGACGAAGTGGTTTCCCGGCGGCATCGGTGAGAAGCCTGTGGGCCCGTGGACAGTCGGCACCTGA
- the rpsJ gene encoding 30S ribosomal protein S10, with protein sequence MAAQQRIRIRLKAYDYRVLDTSTGEIVETAKRTGAQVAGPIPLPTMKNKYCVLRSPHVDKKSREAFEIRTHKRLIDILEPTQQTVDALMKLDLPAGVDVEIKTVTR encoded by the coding sequence ATGGCTGCACAGCAGAGAATTCGCATCCGCCTGAAGGCGTATGACTATCGTGTCCTGGACACGTCGACCGGCGAGATCGTCGAGACCGCAAAGCGCACCGGAGCACAGGTTGCGGGTCCGATTCCTCTTCCGACCATGAAGAACAAGTACTGCGTGCTGCGTTCCCCCCACGTCGACAAGAAGTCGCGTGAGGCGTTCGAAATCCGTACGCACAAGCGCTTGATCGACATTCTTGAACCCACCCAGCAGACCGTGGACGCGCTGATGAAGCTCGACCTGCCGGCCGGTGTGGACGTAGAGATCAAGACCGTCACTCGCTAA